ACGGTCATCATCGTCACCCACAACATGCAGCAGGCGGCGCGGGTGTCGGCGGAGACGGCCTTTTTCCTAGATGGGGAACTCATCGAGTTCGACGCCACCGACCGCATCTTCACCCAGCCCCGGGACCCCCGGACGGAAGCCTACGTGACGGGGAGGTTCGGCTGATGACGGGCCGGCCATCTTTCCAACGGCAACTGGAGGAACTGCAGCGGGACATGGTGGCCATGGGCACCCGGGTGGAGGAAGTAATCCAGCAGGCGGTGACGGCCCTGCTGGACCGGGACCAGGAGACGGCACGGCAAATCATCGCCGGCGACGACTATTTCGACCAACGGGAACTGGAATTGGAGCGCCGCTGCCTCTCCCTGGTGGCCCTCCAGCAGCCCGTAGCCTCGGATTTGCGCCTATTGGGCGCCGC
The Sphingobacteriaceae bacterium DNA segment above includes these coding regions:
- a CDS encoding PhoU domain-containing protein, whose amino-acid sequence is MTGRPSFQRQLEELQRDMVAMGTRVEEVIQQAVTALLDRDQETARQIIAGDDYFDQRELELERRCLSLVALQQPVASDLRLLGAALKIITDLERMADHAQAIAKSTLRLGTEPFIKPLIDIPLMARLARG